A single window of Aphidius gifuensis isolate YNYX2018 linkage group LG1, ASM1490517v1, whole genome shotgun sequence DNA harbors:
- the LOC122854918 gene encoding uncharacterized protein LOC122854918, with protein MSLSRTLWLFMTLMVGLSLAASSLSHQKKEESLRNALAAVTRKQRSLNSLPQDYYNDLRSFKYHGEPVIKFDREEIPDLDEDEEELEFLPMDNGQLETIGGGFQNLNNKRLERALIDYLDSPPVQKEAVSSLFRERERSGNRKRTLNSERFNANDKELARLFVEGLQNCAPHGEDREEAEYQPVDLSQPIYDRYKFETTNKLDTHVPISWANVFPKNQDNNDENLALSDTYKNVPVKVGGGYVMLSVPVSRKNKEELYSDTRQGHMTKHFPIAKRSPKPLPKTQVTDPKIAQDLGALFGNEEYNKTNDDNTKKLLSQIPKTETNVSPDHGNMDHIHLSAGNSDTTTRKPIPTVRSISRKEQQINMGKGLEHPIDVRKKSIDWSQYFGIDRRRKKTSLLARPGTQDQDDEWLLQKYYKTMADNLKTPMKDMTKDNGEKRDKLDQMDEKLKNVKNLIVEDAVRYSTTGDDTDSQEVKDVVIARLAAAYSLEKMRKALNEFRNSITAQRDIQRVSHNKNDNSSDDNKEKNDNNNSNHEKRNSNMVDDDDDDAIPFEVFDEERGSNCQELEAIEMSCKPAKSLIPGLFAPCVMHQVCRSCNNEDECMALYAMEVAQICDNLSIDDVRDSRSYCAKTALVIASQLQSSGIGSSLCHGAVADTCLRRFRNRHRSSYPNNAQQQQQQHHHGINNNGFDMTMKR; from the exons ATGTCGTTATCCAGAACACTCTGGTTATTCATGACCCTCATGGTGGGTTTGAGTTTAGCAGCATCGTCATTATCTCATCAGAAAAAAGAGGAATCACTCAGAAATGCTCTTGCTGCTGTTACAAGAAAACAAAGATCCCTTAATTCACTTCCACAAGATTACTACAATGACTTACGATCATTCAAGTATCATGGTGAGCCTGTGATTAAATTTGACAGAGAAGAAATACCAGATctagatgaagatgaagaagaactTGAATTTCTTCCAatgg atAATGGACAACTCGAGACAATTGGGGGTGGAttccaaaatttaaataacaagaGACTTGAACGAGCTCTTATTGATTATCTTGATTCTCCACCAgtacaa AAAGAAGCCGTATCTTCACTATTTCGTGAACGTGAAAGATCTGGTAACCGAAAACGTACACTAAACTCGGAACGTTTTAATGCAAATGATAAAGAATTGGCACGATTGTTTGTGGAGGGACTCCAAAATTGTGCACCTCATGGTGAAGATCGTGAAGAAGCTGAATATCAACCAGTAGATCTTTCACAACCAATATATGACCgttataaatttgaaacaacaaataaactaGACAC acaTGTACCAATATCATGGGCAAATGTATTTCcaaaaaatcaagataataatgatgaaaatttagcACTATCagatacatataaaaatgtacCAGTTAAAGTTGGTGGAGGATATGTTATGCTATCAGTTCCAGTATcacgtaaaaataaagaagaattATATTCTGATACAAGACAAGGACATATGACAAAACATTTTCCAATAGCCAAAAGAAGTCCAAAACCATTGCCAAAAACACAGGTCACTGATCCAAAAATTGCACAAGATCTTGGTGCACTATTTGGCAAtgaagaatataataaaacaaatgatgataatacaaaaaaattattatcacaaatacCAAAAACTGAAACAAATGTTAGTCCAGATCATGGAAATATGGATCATATACATTTGAGTGCAGGTAATAGCGATACAACAACACGTAAACCAATTCCAACTGTTCGTTCAATATCAAGAAAAgaacaacaaattaatatgGGAAAAGGACTTGAACATCCAATtgatgttagaaaaaaaagtattgattGGTCACAATATTTTGGTATTGATcgtagaagaaaaaaaacatcattacTTGCTCGTCCTGGTACACAAGATCAAGATGATGAATGGTtacttcaaaaatattataaa acaATGgcagataatttaaaaacaccaATGAAAGATATGACAAAAGATAATGGTGAAAAACGTGATAAATTAGATCAAAtggatgaaaaattaaaaaatgttaaaaatctTATTGTTGAAGATGCAGTTAGATATTCAACAACTGGTGATGATACTGATTCACAAGAAGTTAAAGATGTTGTTATTGCACGTTTAGCAGCAGCTTATTCATTggaaaaaatgagaaaagcTTTAAATGAATTTCGTAATAGTATAACAGCTCAACGAGATATTCAACGAGTTtctcataataaaaatgataattcaagtgatgataataaggaaaaaaatgataataataatagtaatcatgaaaaaagaaatagtaatatggttgatgatgatgatgatgacgctATACCTTTTGaag tatttGATGAAGAACGAGGTTCAAATTGTCAAGAACTTGAAGCTATTGAAATGAGTTGTAAGCCAGCAAAGAGTCTTATACCTGGTTTATTTGCTCCATGTGTTATGCACCAAGTTTGCAGATCATGT AATAACGAGGATGAATGTATGGCACTTTATGCAATGGAAGTTGCACAAATatgtgataatttatcaattgatgatgttCGTGATTCACGAAGTTATTGTGCTAAAACTGCTCTTGTTATTGCATCTCAATTACAATCATCTGGAATTGGTAGTTCATTGTGTCATGGTGCAGTTGCTGATACGTGTCTTCGACGTTTTCGTAATCGTCATCGTTCTTCTTATCCTAATAACgcacaacaacagcaacaacaacatcatcatggTATCAACAACAATGGCTTTGACATGACAATGaaacgataa